In Brevinema andersonii, a single genomic region encodes these proteins:
- the ftsZ gene encoding cell division protein FtsZ → MSYFEELWNAGRESDDLNNENSIENIPGFDLFNKENSEPAASEIFFSPDMIAPEKTPEPDQFEGLSAGGNLKVLGIGGAGCNAVNRMIEDQVFGVEFIAVNTDVQVLKKSKASKKIAIGSKVTKGLGAGAKPEIGEKAAVESAEEIRQAVKDTDMVFITAGMGGGTGTGAAPVIAQVAKEAGCLVVAVVTLPFGFEGTRRQKAALEGIDKLKNHVDTMLVISNSRIFEVVEKNTAVKDAFKKIDEVLKQAVQGIAGIISETAIINVDFNDVKTVLANRGEAIMGIGIAKGQDRALKAAEEALANPLIENNDFRQAGAMVAKIIGGTDFDMKEFHEAAEAIVGFCREDSEIIMGLDFDEGLKDQVKIIIIATDLIREAPSWQKQKNSLDERCIAATPIQEMIHHHEEKNYLDPDEDWGLRFNMDKQQRSEIQQTHSERRSIDFSVKHDHSGLYEEFDPRMRRSVPGVPGMASDLDTPAFLRRKKRVLNDID, encoded by the coding sequence ATGTCTTACTTTGAAGAACTCTGGAATGCCGGCCGTGAAAGTGATGATTTAAACAACGAAAATTCGATAGAAAATATTCCTGGGTTTGACTTATTTAATAAGGAAAATTCTGAACCTGCTGCTTCGGAAATTTTCTTCTCTCCTGATATGATTGCTCCAGAAAAAACTCCTGAACCTGATCAGTTTGAAGGACTTTCGGCAGGAGGGAATCTTAAGGTATTAGGTATTGGTGGTGCGGGTTGCAATGCTGTTAACCGTATGATTGAAGATCAGGTTTTTGGTGTTGAATTTATTGCTGTGAATACAGATGTTCAGGTGTTGAAAAAATCAAAAGCTTCCAAGAAAATAGCAATAGGTTCTAAAGTGACAAAAGGTCTTGGAGCCGGGGCCAAGCCGGAAATCGGTGAAAAAGCAGCCGTTGAGAGTGCCGAAGAAATTCGTCAGGCTGTGAAAGATACAGATATGGTTTTTATTACAGCAGGAATGGGTGGTGGTACCGGTACCGGTGCAGCTCCGGTTATTGCACAGGTTGCTAAAGAAGCAGGTTGTTTAGTTGTAGCTGTTGTGACATTGCCGTTTGGCTTTGAGGGGACAAGGCGCCAGAAAGCAGCTCTTGAAGGGATTGATAAGCTAAAAAATCATGTTGATACTATGTTGGTTATTTCGAATTCGCGTATTTTTGAGGTTGTGGAAAAAAATACGGCAGTAAAAGATGCATTCAAAAAAATCGACGAGGTACTAAAACAGGCTGTACAAGGAATAGCCGGTATTATCAGCGAAACGGCTATTATTAATGTAGATTTTAACGATGTTAAGACTGTGCTTGCCAATAGAGGCGAGGCGATTATGGGCATTGGCATAGCAAAAGGTCAAGATCGAGCTCTCAAGGCTGCAGAAGAAGCATTAGCTAATCCACTCATTGAAAATAATGATTTTCGTCAAGCTGGTGCGATGGTTGCCAAGATTATTGGTGGTACGGACTTTGATATGAAGGAGTTTCATGAAGCAGCTGAAGCAATTGTTGGCTTTTGTCGTGAAGATTCTGAAATTATTATGGGTCTTGATTTTGATGAAGGGCTTAAAGATCAGGTTAAAATTATTATTATAGCAACGGATCTTATCCGTGAAGCTCCTTCTTGGCAAAAACAAAAAAATTCCCTTGATGAACGATGTATTGCTGCAACACCTATCCAAGAAATGATTCATCATCATGAAGAAAAAAATTATTTGGATCCTGATGAAGATTGGGGGTTACGTTTCAATATGGATAAACAACAACGTTCTGAAATACAACAAACTCACAGTGAGAGACGTAGCATTGATTTTTCTGTGAAACATGATCATTCGGGACTTTATGAGGAGTTTGATCCTCGAATGCGCCGATCTGTTCCTGGAGTTCCTGGTATGGCTTCTGATCTTGATACTCCAGCTTTCTTACGCAGAAAAAAACGTGTTCTTAATGATATTGATTGA
- a CDS encoding LIC_12708 family protein, giving the protein MKKVWYFAFLFFGACQDKNVMKYEKVFQASLGTNVHEIGSNIPILKSYTNRRGLTDELLADFPALFVEDHKLYVTDPYNKKINVFSLGKDNKLFFSISNKGERYEFARPYQSFVDRYGNIYVLAAQKDYESQEILNFEGMELNTTSATKNEFLQQERNYYIYKFSPKGEFLLRFGYNGINSEPMPMPTRLSGDTFGNIYVYFYEIMSNNMAFPLVRRYSRNGDFNFEFNTRSVKIDTNANDIYYKGSIVSMHNLIEDDQLIVLSEYQPLTNSKGEEIPAFIENIWSSLNVYSILENNFTTQLMTFSHITPEILGTDLKQRIFLQAYDIKKDMIKFIIIDSTTLEPIELFAPIYSSYYILGNYFLDSQGNLYNPIIDRNKNFILLQWKAN; this is encoded by the coding sequence ATGAAAAAAGTATGGTATTTTGCTTTTCTGTTTTTTGGAGCGTGTCAAGATAAAAATGTTATGAAATATGAAAAAGTATTTCAAGCAAGCTTAGGGACAAATGTTCATGAGATTGGATCTAATATACCTATTCTTAAATCCTATACCAATCGGCGTGGTCTTACGGATGAATTGCTAGCTGATTTTCCGGCACTTTTTGTAGAAGATCATAAATTATATGTTACTGATCCTTATAATAAAAAAATCAATGTGTTTTCACTTGGTAAAGATAACAAGCTGTTTTTTTCGATTTCCAATAAGGGGGAACGTTATGAATTTGCGCGACCCTATCAATCATTTGTGGATCGGTATGGAAATATTTATGTGCTTGCGGCCCAGAAGGATTATGAATCTCAGGAGATCTTGAATTTTGAAGGCATGGAGTTAAATACTACATCTGCTACAAAAAATGAATTTTTACAACAAGAGAGAAATTATTATATTTATAAATTCTCTCCTAAGGGTGAATTTTTATTACGTTTTGGTTACAATGGTATTAACAGCGAGCCTATGCCTATGCCGACCCGTTTAAGTGGCGATACATTTGGTAATATTTATGTTTATTTTTATGAGATAATGTCTAATAATATGGCATTTCCTTTAGTGCGGCGTTATTCTAGAAATGGTGACTTTAATTTCGAATTTAATACGCGGAGTGTCAAAATTGATACTAACGCTAATGATATTTATTATAAGGGCAGTATTGTTTCTATGCACAATCTGATAGAAGATGACCAATTAATTGTATTGTCTGAATATCAACCGCTAACTAATTCAAAAGGCGAAGAAATTCCAGCTTTTATAGAAAACATTTGGAGCAGCTTAAATGTTTATTCCATTTTAGAGAATAATTTTACTACACAATTGATGACTTTTTCACACATTACTCCCGAAATTTTAGGGACGGATCTCAAACAGAGGATTTTTTTGCAAGCTTATGATATAAAAAAAGATATGATTAAATTTATTATTATCGATTCGACGACACTTGAGCCTATTGAACTATTTGCACCTATTTACTCTTCTTATTATATCTTAGGTAATTATTTCCTTGATTCTCAAGGAAATCTTTATAATCCTATTATTGATCGTAATAAAAATTTTATCCTTCTCCAATGGAAAGCGAACTAA
- a CDS encoding Do family serine endopeptidase, with translation MQKKYSRMLILFFIAVVTIGVSIFTAAQKSELKIVEKNQDIESLPELDTALKLQTVLRNIAEKTTPGVVSIEVEGSVPVQNPMINDPFFQFFFGDSERIQRQYNNMGSGFIITSDGYLFSNWHVVKDASLIRVLLSDGRTFDAKLVGADTELDIALLKIEGKGLPVVPIGNSDESQVGDFVVAIGNPFGLSGTFTFGTVSALGREGMFPGLQRFIQTDVAVNPGNSGGPLLNIKGQAVGINTAIRSQSGGYEGISFAIPINAARQIAEQLFQKGSIERGFLGLVPQEIDAITRKSLGLKEKEGVLISSLEINGPAEKSGLKQGDIITKADGKIISSPAELTANIAGRTPKTSVELEIVRNGERKNIIVTLGTRPSAIVRGDNYDTQKPSAAGSVEFQKVIFETPSPQELRKNGAQEGVIVRSVDPNSKLGFILSRGDIIAAINNTPIPNLEAMRSFAQNNANTKIFAFAIYKNGFLVYRSIEF, from the coding sequence ATGCAGAAAAAATACTCTCGGATGTTAATACTATTTTTTATTGCTGTGGTGACCATAGGTGTATCTATTTTTACGGCGGCACAAAAATCAGAGCTCAAAATTGTTGAGAAAAATCAGGATATCGAATCACTACCAGAGCTGGATACTGCTCTCAAACTCCAAACCGTATTGCGAAATATTGCAGAAAAAACAACTCCCGGTGTAGTCAGTATAGAGGTTGAAGGTTCGGTGCCGGTACAAAATCCTATGATTAACGATCCTTTTTTCCAGTTTTTTTTCGGTGACAGCGAGCGTATTCAAAGGCAATATAATAATATGGGATCTGGATTTATCATCACCAGTGATGGGTATTTGTTTTCTAACTGGCATGTTGTTAAGGATGCGTCTTTAATCCGTGTACTTTTGTCGGACGGGCGTACATTTGATGCAAAGCTTGTCGGTGCTGACACAGAATTAGATATAGCACTGCTGAAAATTGAAGGAAAAGGTTTACCTGTGGTGCCGATTGGTAACTCTGATGAAAGCCAAGTTGGTGATTTTGTTGTGGCGATCGGCAACCCGTTTGGCTTATCTGGAACATTTACTTTTGGAACAGTCAGTGCGTTAGGTCGTGAAGGGATGTTTCCCGGACTTCAGCGTTTTATCCAGACAGATGTGGCGGTTAATCCTGGGAATTCGGGAGGACCTCTTCTCAATATAAAAGGTCAGGCGGTTGGGATTAATACAGCTATTCGCTCACAAAGTGGTGGCTATGAAGGGATTAGTTTTGCAATACCGATTAATGCAGCACGCCAAATTGCTGAGCAACTTTTCCAGAAAGGCTCAATTGAACGTGGATTTTTAGGGCTTGTACCTCAAGAAATTGATGCGATAACTAGAAAATCATTAGGATTGAAAGAAAAAGAAGGTGTTCTTATTTCCTCACTCGAGATTAATGGTCCTGCAGAAAAATCCGGGCTTAAACAAGGAGATATCATTACAAAAGCAGATGGTAAAATAATTTCCAGTCCTGCAGAACTGACTGCTAATATTGCTGGCCGTACTCCTAAAACCAGTGTAGAATTGGAGATTGTCAGAAATGGAGAGAGAAAAAATATTATTGTTACTTTAGGAACACGCCCTTCAGCTATTGTGCGCGGGGATAATTATGACACACAAAAACCTTCTGCAGCAGGTTCTGTAGAATTTCAAAAAGTGATCTTTGAAACTCCATCACCTCAGGAGCTTCGTAAGAACGGTGCTCAGGAAGGTGTAATTGTACGTAGTGTCGATCCAAATAGTAAATTAGGATTTATTCTGTCGAGAGGTGATATTATTGCAGCTATTAATAATACGCCGATTCCAAATTTAGAAGCAATGCGGTCTTTTGCTCAAAATAATGCAAATACTAAAATATTTGCTTTTGCTATTTATAAAAATGGATTTTTAGTTTATCGTAGTATTGAGTTCTAA
- a CDS encoding crossover junction endodeoxyribonuclease RuvC: MVICGIDPGFDRAGYAFLQNIGASQPVVLSYGVVTTDKSHDFSMRLFELAEDFVGLFERYQPQYLVLEKLFMGRNITTALPVAEIRGVLRYLAAKNNIELTEVPPNTVKKNVTGYGGADKKQIIQAVTFLLNLPYPPQPDDAADALAIAFCGFLKF, encoded by the coding sequence ATGGTTATCTGTGGTATTGATCCAGGATTTGATAGGGCAGGATATGCCTTCTTACAAAACATCGGTGCATCACAACCTGTTGTTTTAAGCTATGGAGTAGTCACTACTGATAAATCTCATGATTTCTCTATGCGTCTTTTTGAATTAGCGGAAGATTTTGTTGGTCTTTTCGAACGTTACCAGCCTCAATATCTTGTATTGGAAAAACTTTTTATGGGTCGTAATATTACAACTGCTCTACCTGTAGCAGAAATCCGAGGCGTCTTACGTTATCTTGCTGCGAAAAATAATATAGAACTCACTGAGGTTCCACCAAATACCGTTAAAAAAAATGTCACTGGTTATGGCGGTGCAGATAAAAAACAAATCATTCAAGCAGTTACTTTTTTGTTAAATTTGCCGTATCCTCCTCAGCCTGATGATGCTGCTGATGCTTTGGCGATAGCATTTTGCGGTTTTTTAAAATTTTAA